One Streptomyces sp. NBC_00554 DNA segment encodes these proteins:
- a CDS encoding amidohydrolase family protein, with product MTLILRDVELAGRRTDVAVSGDGRVSATGRLRPGPRDTLVEGRGGALLPGLADRHVHLLALAKSLESVDCGPPRIRTAEALADALRARATATAPDAWIRGVGYHESVAGALDRDRLDAMVRRPAVRVQHRSGALWTVNSAGARVLGLDEPGLPLPGGVERDAGGRATGRLWRVDSWLRRRMGPSTAPDLAAVGRLYASYGVTAVHDATPELEDDTVAELSRALTDGRLLQRVTLLGAGRPPRPGEERWERGPYKLLPPDHDMWTYDELLCRVRAARGSVGRPVAVHAVTREALVLTLVVLREAGPVPGDRVEHAAVVPPELLSQIRGLGVRVVTQPGFIAERGDTYAAEVEPDDLPHLYPYSSLLAAGIPVSPSSDAPYSSPDPWAAVRAARDRRTPAGRVLGPGERVRASAALTGFLARPAVGPGDDADLCLLHVPWRVACEDPDAGLVRMTVCRGRVVHGGLSD from the coding sequence ATGACTCTGATCCTTCGCGACGTGGAACTCGCAGGACGCCGCACCGACGTGGCGGTGTCCGGGGACGGACGCGTCTCGGCGACCGGCCGGCTGCGCCCTGGGCCCCGCGACACTCTCGTCGAGGGGCGCGGGGGAGCGCTGTTGCCAGGTCTCGCCGATCGGCATGTGCACCTCCTGGCTCTGGCCAAGTCCCTTGAGTCGGTGGACTGTGGGCCACCCCGGATCCGTACGGCCGAGGCGCTGGCCGACGCCCTGCGGGCCCGTGCCACGGCAACCGCACCCGATGCCTGGATCCGGGGGGTGGGCTACCACGAATCGGTTGCGGGCGCGCTGGACCGGGACCGATTGGACGCGATGGTTCGGCGGCCGGCGGTCCGTGTCCAGCACCGGAGCGGGGCACTGTGGACGGTGAACAGCGCGGGAGCCCGCGTGCTCGGACTGGATGAGCCGGGGCTGCCGCTCCCCGGCGGGGTGGAGCGGGACGCCGGGGGGCGTGCGACGGGTCGGCTCTGGCGGGTGGACTCCTGGTTGCGCCGGCGGATGGGCCCCTCGACCGCGCCGGACCTGGCGGCAGTTGGGCGCCTTTACGCCTCGTACGGTGTGACCGCGGTCCACGATGCCACTCCGGAACTGGAGGACGACACGGTCGCGGAACTCTCCCGGGCGCTCACGGACGGTCGACTGCTGCAGCGTGTGACCCTCCTCGGCGCCGGAAGGCCCCCACGACCGGGGGAGGAGCGGTGGGAGAGGGGCCCGTACAAGCTGCTGCCGCCGGACCATGACATGTGGACGTACGACGAACTCCTCTGCCGCGTCCGTGCCGCGCGGGGCAGTGTGGGCCGCCCGGTCGCGGTGCATGCCGTGACGCGCGAGGCGCTGGTCCTGACCCTGGTGGTGCTGCGTGAGGCAGGCCCGGTTCCCGGTGACCGTGTCGAGCACGCGGCCGTTGTACCCCCCGAACTGCTCTCACAGATAAGGGGGTTGGGGGTGCGTGTGGTCACCCAACCCGGATTCATCGCTGAGCGTGGTGATACCTACGCGGCCGAGGTGGAGCCTGACGACCTGCCGCACCTTTACCCGTACTCCTCGCTTCTGGCTGCCGGGATTCCGGTCTCGCCGTCCAGCGATGCGCCGTACAGCAGTCCGGACCCGTGGGCCGCGGTCCGTGCGGCACGCGACCGCCGTACGCCCGCCGGCCGGGTGCTCGGGCCGGGAGAGCGCGTCCGGGCGTCGGCAGCCCTGACCGGATTCCTCGCCCGCCCCGCCGTCGGGCCGGGCGACGACGCTGATCTCTGCCTGCTGCACGTGCCCTGGCGGGTGGCCTGCGAAGACCCGGATGCCGGTCTGGTCCGGATGACCGTGTGCCGGGGGCGGGTGGTGCACGGCGGGCTCTCGGATTGA